CGTCTGCGCGCCGCCGGGCTCAGCTGGCAACGGCGCGGTTATGCTTGCGCGCGACGAAGGTCTTGGCGGTCTCGACCGCGACGGCGGCGTCGCGACAATAGGCATCGGCTCCGATGGCGCGGCCGAATTCCTCGTTCAGGGGCGCCCCGCCCACCAGCACGATGTAATCCTCGCGGATGCCCTTGGCGGCCAGCGTGTCGATCACCGTTTTCATGTAGGGCATGGTGGTCGTCAGCAGCGCCGACATGCCCAGGATGTCCGGCTGTTCGGTTTCCAGCGCGGCGAGATAGCCGTCCACATCGGTGTTGATGCCGATATCGACGACCTCGAACCCGGCGCCCTCCATCATCATCGCGACGAGGTTCTTGCCGATGTCGTGGATGTCGCCCTTGACGGTGCCGATCACCATCTTGCCCATGCGCGGCGCGCCGGTTTCGGCCAGCAGCGGCTTTAGGATGCCCATGCCGCCCTTCATGGCATTGGCCGCCAGCAGCACCTCGGGCACGAAGAGGATCCCGTCGCGGAAATCGCGACCGACGACGGTCATGCCCGAAACCAGCGCTTCGGTCAGCACCCGGTAGGGTGCCCAGCCGCGCGACAACAGGATCTCGACCCCTTCGACGACCTCCTCCCTGAGCCCGTCGTAAAGATCGTCCTGCATTTGCGGGACCAGTTCTTCGTCCGGCAGCTCTGCCAGAACGATGTCGTCGTCTTCGTTGGCCATTTCACGCTCCCATTGGGGCCCGGCGCTTTGCCGGAGCCTCTGCATCCTTGATCGGAATTCTGCACCGGGAACGCTTACCGAATTGCGACCAGCGGCCCGTCCGAAACGACCTCGCCGCGAAATTACGTCGCGCCTGTGACCTTGCGGCAGCATTCCTCCGGCAGATCGGGAATCTTGCAAATGTTCGCCAAATGTTCCAATCATTCGGCATGACCCGTCCCCATGCCTCTTCGACCTCTTCTCCGGCGGCCTCCCCGACTGCCGCTGTCGCATCAGCACCCCCGACGCCGGGGCGCGCGGCCGGCGGCAACCCGGCCAACCGCTACGACCGGCTGACAGTGGTGCCCGAGGATGACGGCTGGGACCCGGGCGAGGCGCCGCCGCCGCTCAGGACCGAGACCCGGATCGAACGGCCGCGCACGGCGATCACCCGCAACAGCTCGCCCGATTTGCCCTTCGACCGGTCGGTGAACCCCTATCGCGGCTGCGAGCATGGCTGCATCTACTGCTTTGCCCGGCCGAGCCATGCCTGGCTGGGCCTGTCGCCGGGGCTCGACTTCGAATCGCGGCTGATCGCCCGGCCCGAGGCGCCGCGGCTGCTGGCCGAGGAGCTTTCGCGCCGGGGCTACCGGCCCGCGACCCTGGCGATCGGCACCAATACCGATCCCTATCAGCCGATCGAGCGGACCCATCGGGTGATGCGCGGGCTGCTGGAGGTGCTGCGTGATTTCCGCCATCCGGTGGCGGTGGTGACCAAGGGCGCGCTGATCGAGCGCGATCTCGACCTGCTCGCGGAACTGGCCGAGCTGGAGCTGGTGCGGGTCGGCATTTCGGTGACGACGCTCGACCGCGATCTCTCGCGCCGGCTGGAGCCGCGCGCGCCCGCGCCCGAACGGCGGCTGCAGACCATCGAACGGCTTGCGGCGGCGGGGGTGCCGGTGCGGGCGATGGTGGCGCCGGTGATCCCGGGCCTGACCGATCCCGAGCTCGAGGCGATCCTGACCCGGGCCTGCGATGCCGGGGCCGTGGCTGCAAGCTGGATCATGCTGCGCCTGCCGCTCGAGGTGGAGCCGCTGTTTCGCGACTGGCTGGCCGAGAATTGTCCCGACCGCGCCGAGCGGGTGATGGCCCGGCTCTGCGAGATCCATGGCGGCAAGGCCTACAGGTCCGGCTGGGGCCACCGGATGCGCGGCACGGGGCCCCATGCCGACATGATCGCACAGCGGTTCCGGCTGGCCACGGCCCGGCTCGGGCTGGCTGTGACGCAGCCCGGCCTGTCGACCGAGCTTTTCCGTGTGCCGCCGCGGGCAGGCGACCAGCTTTCGCTGTTCTGAGGCCCGCGCGCCCCGAGGCGGGCGCGGCCCGTGCCGGGAGGGCGCTAGCTCCGGCGGCGCCGACGCGGCGCGCGGGCCGGGCTCTCGCCCTCGCCGGTGCCATCCGAGGCCGACGAGAACCCGCCGAGCCGCTCGGTGATTTCGTCGAGGCTGGGGCGGGCGCCTCTGGGCCGGGTTTCCAGCGCCGCGCGCATGGCCTTCAGGTGCTCGGGCGTGGTGCCGCAGCAGCCGCCGATGATGGTGGCGCCGCAATCGCGGGCGAGCACCGCATAATCGGCCATCAGCTCGGGCGTGCCGTCGTAATGGATATGGCCGTCGACATAGCGCGGAATGCCCGCATTGCCCTTGGCGATGACCGGCCGCTCGCTGCCCGAGGCGGCAAATCCCAGAACGGTGCGCAGCAGATCGGAGGCCCCGACACCGCAATTGGCGCCGAAGGCCAGCGGCGGACAGGGCAGTTTCTCGACCAGATCGGCCAGACCGGAGGAGGTGACGCCCATCATCGTGCGTCCGGCGGTGTCGAAGCTCATGGTGCCGCACCAGGGCATGCCGGCCAGACGCGCGGCCTCTCCCGCGGCGCGGAATTCCTCGGTCGCGCTGATCGTCTCGACCCAGAGCAGATCGGCGCCGCCCGCCTTCAGGGCGTCGGCCTGTTCATGGAAGATCTCGACCGCGCGGGCATAGGAAAGCGGCCCCATCGGTTCCATGATGTCGCCGGTCGGTCCGACCGAGCCCGCCACCACCACCGGGCGGTCGGCGGCATCGGCGATCTCGCGGCCGAGTTCGGCCGCCAGCCGGTTCAGCTCGCCGACCCGGCCCTGGGCATTGTGCAGGCGCAGCCGCGCGGCATTGCCGCCGAAGCTGTTGGTCAGGAAGATGTCCGAGCCGGCCTCGACCGCGCCGCGATACAGCGCGCGGATCCTGTCGGGGTGATCGGCATTCCAGAATTCGGGAGCATCGCCGGAGCCGAGCCCCATGTTGAACAGGGTGGTTCCGGTCGCGCCGTCGGCCATCAGCCAGTCGCGCTCGGCGAGCAGACGGGAAAGGGCATCGGTCATCTGGGCAGTCCTTTCGCACTGAGGCCGGGCCGGCGGCGTTGCCGCCCGCCGGTGACCGGCCGAAGGTCCGAACCCCCGCAGCACCCGCCGGAGCGGGTGCCGGCCGGGGTCAGGATTCGCTCATGATCTGGGCCTTGGCGACGGCCATCAGCTCGGCCATCTTGGCGCGCAGCGTCGGCTCGTCGGTCCGGTCGCCGAGATCGCCCGAAACCTTGCGGAAGACATCCTCGTCGCCCGCTTCCTCGAAATCGGCCTTCACCACCTGCTTGGCATAGTCGAGCGAGGCCTCCTCGCTCAGGCCCATGAGCTCGGCGGCCCAGAGGCCGAGAAGCTTGTTGCGACGCGCTTCGGCCTTGAACTGCAGTTCCGAATCATGGGCGAACTTGTTTTCGAAAGCGAGTTCGCGATCGTCGAACGTGGTCATAGGAGTACCCCCCATCGTGGAATTCCGGTGTCCCGTGCCATTTAAGGGAACTTCCCCGGCCTGCCTAGGGGCAGGTTGGCAGGGGGCGCCGCGAACGGCAAGGCCGCGCTTGGCACGGATGTCGCTCTTGGCACGGTTGCCGCCCTTGGCACGGTTGTCGCCGCAGCATGCAGAAGACAGGGTAGATGAAGATGGGGGAGAAGATAAGGCCGTGGCGGGGCGCAGCCGCCTTGCGGCAGCGCGCGCCTTGGACTACAAGCGCGTCAAATCGCGCGGGCGGGCAGACGCCTTCCGCGCCTGGGGCACTTGGAGTTTCCATGGCACGTCGGAAGAAGATCTACGAAGGCAAGGCGAAGGTTCTCTACGAAGGCCCCGAGCCGGGGACGCTGGTGCAGTATTTCAAGGATGACGCCACCGCCTTCAACGCCGAGAAGCATGACGTGATCGAGGGCAAGGGCGTGCTGAACAACCGCCTGTCCGAGTTCTTCATGTCGGGGCTGAACGCGATCGGGGTGCCGACCCATTTCATCAAGCGCATCAACATGCGCGAGCAGCTGATCCGTCAGGTCGAGATCATTCCGCTGGAAGTGGTGGTGCGCAACGTCGCCGCCGGGTCGATGTCCAAGCGGCTCGGGATCGAGGAGGGCACCCAGCTTCCGCGCCCGATCATCGAATTCTACTACAAGGACGATGCGCTGGGCGATCCGCTGGTCACCGAAGAGCATGTCATCGCCTTCGGCTGGGCCAGCCAGCAGGATCTCGACGACATGGTGGCGCTGGCGCTCAGGGTGAACGACTTCCTGTCGGGGATCATGGTCGCGGTCGGCATCAAGCTGGTCGATTTCAAGATCGAGATCGGCCGGATCTGGGATGGCGACTTCATGCGTCTGGTGGTCGCCGACGAGATCAGTCCCGACAGCTGCCGGCTCTGGGACGTCAAGACCGGCCAGCATCTCGACAAGGACGTGTTCCGCCGCGATCTGGGCTCGCTGACCGATGCCTATACCGAGGTGGCCAAGCGCCTGGGCGTGCTGCCGACGAATGTCACCCATGCGAGCAAGCCGACCCTGATCAATTGAAAGGGTAAGCGTGTTCGGCTTGTGTCATCACAGGGTTCGACCGAACATGATCCCAGACGAAGCGCGCGGGGCGGGCGGCCCCGGCGCGACTGAGCGCTGGTTCCGGCCGGCGTCGTATCGACCGCCGCATCCGGAGGCTGTGCCGGACGGGGCGGACAGGACCAGTAAAAGCCAAGGAAGGACGACCCGATGAAGGCCCGCGTTCATGTCATGCTGAAGGACGGCGTGCTCGACCCGCAGGGCGAGGCCGTGCGCCACGCGCTGGGGGCGCTCGGTTTCGAGGGGGTCGGCGGCGTCCGGCAGGGCAAGGTGATCGATCTCGATATCGAGGCGACCGACAGGCCCGAGGCCGAGGCGCGGGTGCGCGAGATGTGCGAGAAGCTGCTCGCGAACACTGTGATCGAACGCTACGACATCGAGATCGTCTGAGCGATGCGGGCCGCGGTCCTCACCGGATGGCGCAAGCCGCTCGAAGTCTCCAAGGTCGATGACCCCGACTGCCCGCGGGACGGGGTGGTGCTGAAGGTGCTGGCCTGCGGCATCTGTCGCTCGGACTGGCATTCCTGGACCGGGGCCGATCCGGATGTGGCGCTGCCCTTGATCCCGGGGCATGAATATTGCGGCGTGGTCGAGGAGGTCGGTCCGGCGGTGACGCGCTGGCAGGTCGGAGACCGGGTGATCGCGCCCTTCATCCTGGCCTGCGGCCATTGTTCCGACTGCGCCTCGGGTCATCAGACCATCTGTGCCCATCAGCTTCTGCCGGGTTTCACCCAGGCCGGTGCCTTCGCCGAGCTGATCGCGGTGCCTTTTGCCGATGCCAATCTGACATCGCTGCCCGAGACCATGGAGCCTGCGCTTGCCGCCGCGCTCGGTTGCCGGGTGACGAGCGCCTGGCAGGCGCTGACCGGCCGCGCCGAGCTTCGGCCCGGCGAATGGCTTGCCGTCTTCGGCGGCGGTGGCGTCGGGATCTCGGCGCTGCTGCTTGGCCGGGCGCTGGGGGCGCGGGTGGCGGTGGTCGATGTGGTGCCCGACAAGCTTGATTTTGCCCGCGCGCTTGGCGCCGATGCCACCATCGATGCGCGCCAGGGCGATGCGGCCGAGGCGATCCGCGAGATCACCGGCGGCGGCGCCCATGTCGCGCTCGAGGCACTGGGCATTCCCGAAACCACCATCGGCGCGATGACATCGCTGCGCAAGCTTGGCCGGATGGTGCAAGTGGGCATGCCGACCGGCAAGAACGCGTCGATGGAGCTGCCCATGGACACGGTCTATGCGCGCCAGCTTGCCGTTTTCGGAACCCGCGGCATGGCGACCTGGCGGTATCCGTCGCTCTTGTCGCTGATCGATGGCGGGCATGTCGATCTGACGCCGCTGATCGGCCGCCATGTCAAGCTGACCGAGGCCAGTGCCGAACTGGCCGCCTTCGACGCGCCCGCACCGCCCGGGGTCGCGGTCATCACCAATTTTCTCGCCTGAGGCTCGCCAGAGAGGAACCTGCCCCATGAAAGCCGCCGTTCTCGTCTTCCCCGGGTCGAACTGCGATCGCGACCTTGCCGTGGCCTTCCGCAATGCCGGGGCCGAGGTCAGCATGGTCTGGCACAAGGAGAGCAGCCTGCCCGAGGGCGTCGATGTCGTCGGCATTCCGGGCGGCTTCTCCTTCGGCGATTACCTGCGCTGCGGCGCCATCGCGGCGCGTTCGCCGATCACCCGCGCGGTGATCGAGCATGCCGCGCGCGGCGGGTACGCGCTGGGGATCTGCAACGGCTTTCAGGTCCTGACCGAGACCGGCGTGCTGCCCGGGGCGCTGATGCGCAATGCCGGGCTCAAATTCGTCTGCCGTCCGGTGCCGCTGACGGTCGGGACCGCCGACAGCGCCTTTACCTCGGGCTATGCCCGGGGCCAGCGGATCGAGATCCCGGTCGCGCATCACGACGGCAACTATGTCGCCGATGCCGATCTGGTGGCGCGGCTGAAGGACGAGGACCGCATCGCCTTCAGCTATGCCGAGCCGGTCAATGGCGCCACCGCCGACATCGCCGGGATCCTGTCGGAAAACCGGCGTGTGCTGGGGCTGATGCCGCATCCCGAACGGGCAGCCGAACCCGCCCATGGCGGCACCGACGGGGCGGCGCTTTTCCGCTCGCTCCTCGGGGCGCTTGTCCCGGCGTGACCCTGCTGCCGCTTGAGCGTTCCGGCGCGCGCGCGTAAT
The genomic region above belongs to Rhodovulum sulfidophilum DSM 1374 and contains:
- a CDS encoding corrinoid protein, translated to MANEDDDIVLAELPDEELVPQMQDDLYDGLREEVVEGVEILLSRGWAPYRVLTEALVSGMTVVGRDFRDGILFVPEVLLAANAMKGGMGILKPLLAETGAPRMGKMVIGTVKGDIHDIGKNLVAMMMEGAGFEVVDIGINTDVDGYLAALETEQPDILGMSALLTTTMPYMKTVIDTLAAKGIREDYIVLVGGAPLNEEFGRAIGADAYCRDAAVAVETAKTFVARKHNRAVAS
- a CDS encoding PA0069 family radical SAM protein; this translates as MFQSFGMTRPHASSTSSPAASPTAAVASAPPTPGRAAGGNPANRYDRLTVVPEDDGWDPGEAPPPLRTETRIERPRTAITRNSSPDLPFDRSVNPYRGCEHGCIYCFARPSHAWLGLSPGLDFESRLIARPEAPRLLAEELSRRGYRPATLAIGTNTDPYQPIERTHRVMRGLLEVLRDFRHPVAVVTKGALIERDLDLLAELAELELVRVGISVTTLDRDLSRRLEPRAPAPERRLQTIERLAAAGVPVRAMVAPVIPGLTDPELEAILTRACDAGAVAASWIMLRLPLEVEPLFRDWLAENCPDRAERVMARLCEIHGGKAYRSGWGHRMRGTGPHADMIAQRFRLATARLGLAVTQPGLSTELFRVPPRAGDQLSLF
- the bmt gene encoding betaine--homocysteine S-methyltransferase, which produces MTDALSRLLAERDWLMADGATGTTLFNMGLGSGDAPEFWNADHPDRIRALYRGAVEAGSDIFLTNSFGGNAARLRLHNAQGRVGELNRLAAELGREIADAADRPVVVAGSVGPTGDIMEPMGPLSYARAVEIFHEQADALKAGGADLLWVETISATEEFRAAGEAARLAGMPWCGTMSFDTAGRTMMGVTSSGLADLVEKLPCPPLAFGANCGVGASDLLRTVLGFAASGSERPVIAKGNAGIPRYVDGHIHYDGTPELMADYAVLARDCGATIIGGCCGTTPEHLKAMRAALETRPRGARPSLDEITERLGGFSSASDGTGEGESPARAPRRRRRS
- a CDS encoding DUF1476 domain-containing protein, with protein sequence MTTFDDRELAFENKFAHDSELQFKAEARRNKLLGLWAAELMGLSEEASLDYAKQVVKADFEEAGDEDVFRKVSGDLGDRTDEPTLRAKMAELMAVAKAQIMSES
- the purC gene encoding phosphoribosylaminoimidazolesuccinocarboxamide synthase, which codes for MARRKKIYEGKAKVLYEGPEPGTLVQYFKDDATAFNAEKHDVIEGKGVLNNRLSEFFMSGLNAIGVPTHFIKRINMREQLIRQVEIIPLEVVVRNVAAGSMSKRLGIEEGTQLPRPIIEFYYKDDALGDPLVTEEHVIAFGWASQQDLDDMVALALRVNDFLSGIMVAVGIKLVDFKIEIGRIWDGDFMRLVVADEISPDSCRLWDVKTGQHLDKDVFRRDLGSLTDAYTEVAKRLGVLPTNVTHASKPTLIN
- the purS gene encoding phosphoribosylformylglycinamidine synthase subunit PurS, which produces MKARVHVMLKDGVLDPQGEAVRHALGALGFEGVGGVRQGKVIDLDIEATDRPEAEARVREMCEKLLANTVIERYDIEIV
- a CDS encoding zinc-dependent alcohol dehydrogenase family protein; protein product: MRAAVLTGWRKPLEVSKVDDPDCPRDGVVLKVLACGICRSDWHSWTGADPDVALPLIPGHEYCGVVEEVGPAVTRWQVGDRVIAPFILACGHCSDCASGHQTICAHQLLPGFTQAGAFAELIAVPFADANLTSLPETMEPALAAALGCRVTSAWQALTGRAELRPGEWLAVFGGGGVGISALLLGRALGARVAVVDVVPDKLDFARALGADATIDARQGDAAEAIREITGGGAHVALEALGIPETTIGAMTSLRKLGRMVQVGMPTGKNASMELPMDTVYARQLAVFGTRGMATWRYPSLLSLIDGGHVDLTPLIGRHVKLTEASAELAAFDAPAPPGVAVITNFLA
- the purQ gene encoding phosphoribosylformylglycinamidine synthase subunit PurQ, which produces MKAAVLVFPGSNCDRDLAVAFRNAGAEVSMVWHKESSLPEGVDVVGIPGGFSFGDYLRCGAIAARSPITRAVIEHAARGGYALGICNGFQVLTETGVLPGALMRNAGLKFVCRPVPLTVGTADSAFTSGYARGQRIEIPVAHHDGNYVADADLVARLKDEDRIAFSYAEPVNGATADIAGILSENRRVLGLMPHPERAAEPAHGGTDGAALFRSLLGALVPA